One Brassica oleracea var. oleracea cultivar TO1000 chromosome C7, BOL, whole genome shotgun sequence genomic window carries:
- the LOC106306890 gene encoding large proline-rich protein bag6-B isoform X2, whose product MAHNGNDEVMASQCASAMVDINIKTLDSQTHTLRVDKCVPVPALKEQIASVTGVVTEQQRLICRGQVMKDDQLLSAYHVEDGHTLHMVVRQPISPLSEGLTAADPAASAGDQPSGQRSRVLVGSFNIDQADGVYSDLGQIVSAVLGSLGISNTEGGGNGMEGIDSMGPLLESLTRSSGGRSVTPNEADQTSTPLASSQPAVFTPLVIPDSLSTLSEYLNHLRQEFAANGSNANNLQVPVNSMGNVQESASTTGESRIPRPSHLAEVLQSTRQLLTGEVADCLSNLSRQLVDHVNVTDPSTRRLCQSNMIQSGTLLENLGISLMELGRTTMMLRLGQTPDDAVVNAGPAVFISPTGGNPLPSHSSRTGTSTGGLQAGTTHSSPFGGQSVTSTPRNIEIRIRTGSWMPSSGTNQREESNTQQTPGQSVPPPPSGTTDSSPSVRGPSETPRNPVALVIPVVARYQQVSTGERNSTGLNGVHQPVAESSRQPQSASTPGDSTSAPGARGFAEFRNRIHQILRPVTSREEPQVAVYSSATASTETNEAVSNAQVEPAATGMDEGNFISSVLQQIMPFISQNVPSSSSAETAGRASNSNRQASSRQEEEGAERGESSRRPEPPSSPESKRQKRE is encoded by the exons ATGGCACACAATGGCAACGATGAAGTTATGGCATCTCAGTGTGCCAGCGCTATGGTTGATATCAATATCAAGACTTTGGATTCTCAAACCCACACCTTACGTGTCGATAAATGT GTCCCTGTTCCCGCTTTGAAGGAGCAAATTGCTTCCGTTACTGGCGTTGTTACAGAACAACAACGCTTGATATGTCGAGGACAAGTAATGAAGGATGATCAACTCCTCTCAGCCTATC ATGTTGAAGATGGCCACACTCTGCATATGGTTGTCAGACAACCCATTTCACCGTTATCCGAGGGTTTAACTG CGGCTGATCCTGCTGCGAGTGCGGGTGACCAGCCGAGCGGTCAACGGTCACGAGTTTTAGTAGGATCCTTCAACATCGATCAAGCAGATGGAGTCTATTCAGATCTTGGTCAG ATTGTTTCAGCTGTTCTGGGTTCACTTGGGATCTCTAATACAGAAGGTGGTGGTAACGGTATGGAAGGAATTGATTCTATG GGTCCCCTTCTTGAGAGTCTAACTCGGAGTTCTGGAGGACGATCTGTCACACCAAATGAGGCTGACCAGACATCTACACCCTTGGCATCTTCACAACCAGCTGTATTTACTCCCTTG GTGATTCCAGATTCATTGTCAACCTTATCCGAATATCTAAATCATCTGAGACAAGAATTTGCTGCAAATG GTAGCAATGCTAATAACTTGCAAGTTCCTGTAAATTCAATGGGCAATGTGCAAGAGTCTGCTTCTACTACTGGAGAGAGTCGGATTCCAAGGCCATCTCATTTGGCTGAAGTGCTGCAATCAACAAGGCAATTGTTGACCGGTGAAGTAGCAGATTGTTTATCT AATCTCTCAAGGCAGCTCGTGGATCATGTTAACGTGACCGATCCCTCAACCCGAAGGTTGTGCCAGTCAAACATGATTCAGTCAGGAACCCTCTTGGAGAACTTAGGCATTTCGCTTATGGAGCTTGGCCGTACCACCATGATGCTCCGTCTGGGACAAACACCT GATGATGCTGTTGTGAATGCTGGGCCTGCAGTGTTCATATCCCCTACAGGGGGAAATCCCTTGCCG TCACACTCGTCTCGGACGGGGACGAGTACTGGAGGCTTACAAGCAGGAACTACACATTCTAGCCCTTTCGGTGGACAATCAGTTACCTCTACCCCTAGAAATATTGAGATAAGAATACGCACAG GATCTTGGATGCCCTCTAGTGGGACAAACCAAAGAGAAGAAAGTAATACACAACAAACCCCTGGACAGTCGGTCCCTCCTCCACCCAGCGGCACTACTGATTCTTCCCCTTCAGTGAGAGGGCCATCTGAAACTCCTCGAAATCCTGTGGCCTTAGTTATACCCGTTGTTGCTAGATATCAACAGGTATCTACTGGCGAACGTAACTCCACTGGACTAAATGGTGTGCATCAGCCTGTCGCTGAATCTTCTAGGCAGCCACAGAGTGCCAGTACTCCAG GTGATAGCACTTCTGCTCCAGGCGCTCGAGGTTTCGCTGAGTTCAGAAACAGAATCCATCAGATTTTGAGACCCGTGACTAGTCGAGAAGAGCCTCAGGTGGCAGTATATTCATCGGCCACAGCATCAACGGAAACAAACGAAGCAGTTTCAAATGCACAAGTAGAGCCAGCAGCAACAGGGATGGATGAAGGGAATTTCATATCAAGTGTTCTTCAGCAAATCATGCCATTCATATCTCAAAACGTGCCTTCCTCAAGCTCAGCTGAAACTGCTGGCAGAGCCAGCAATAGCAATAGACAAGCCTCTTCAAGACAG GAGGAGGAAGGAGCAGAGAGAGGGGAATCAAGTAGGAGACCTGAACCACCGTCATCTCCAGAGTCAAAACGTCAGAAG AGAGAGTGA
- the LOC106306890 gene encoding large proline-rich protein bag6-B isoform X4 produces the protein MAHNGNDEVMASQCASAMVDINIKTLDSQTHTLRVDKCVPVPALKEQIASVTGVVTEQQRLICRGQVMKDDQLLSAYHVEDGHTLHMVVRQPISPLSEGLTGNAAADPAASAGDQPSGQRSRVLVGSFNIDQADGVYSDLGQIVSAVLGSLGISNTEGGGNGMEGIDSMGPLLESLTRSSGGRSVTPNEADQTSTPLASSQPAVFTPLVIPDSLSTLSEYLNHLRQEFAANGSNANNLQVPVNSMGNVQESASTTGESRIPRPSHLAEVLQSTRQLLTGEVADCLSNLSRQLVDHVNVTDPSTRRLCQSNMIQSGTLLENLGISLMELGRTTMMLRLGQTPSHSSRTGTSTGGLQAGTTHSSPFGGQSVTSTPRNIEIRIRTGSWMPSSGTNQREESNTQQTPGQSVPPPPSGTTDSSPSVRGPSETPRNPVALVIPVVARYQQVSTGERNSTGLNGVHQPVAESSRQPQSASTPGDSTSAPGARGFAEFRNRIHQILRPVTSREEPQVAVYSSATASTETNEAVSNAQVEPAATGMDEGNFISSVLQQIMPFISQNVPSSSSAETAGRASNSNRQASSRQEEEGAERGESSRRPEPPSSPESKRQKRE, from the exons ATGGCACACAATGGCAACGATGAAGTTATGGCATCTCAGTGTGCCAGCGCTATGGTTGATATCAATATCAAGACTTTGGATTCTCAAACCCACACCTTACGTGTCGATAAATGT GTCCCTGTTCCCGCTTTGAAGGAGCAAATTGCTTCCGTTACTGGCGTTGTTACAGAACAACAACGCTTGATATGTCGAGGACAAGTAATGAAGGATGATCAACTCCTCTCAGCCTATC ATGTTGAAGATGGCCACACTCTGCATATGGTTGTCAGACAACCCATTTCACCGTTATCCGAGGGTTTAACTGGTAATGCAG CGGCTGATCCTGCTGCGAGTGCGGGTGACCAGCCGAGCGGTCAACGGTCACGAGTTTTAGTAGGATCCTTCAACATCGATCAAGCAGATGGAGTCTATTCAGATCTTGGTCAG ATTGTTTCAGCTGTTCTGGGTTCACTTGGGATCTCTAATACAGAAGGTGGTGGTAACGGTATGGAAGGAATTGATTCTATG GGTCCCCTTCTTGAGAGTCTAACTCGGAGTTCTGGAGGACGATCTGTCACACCAAATGAGGCTGACCAGACATCTACACCCTTGGCATCTTCACAACCAGCTGTATTTACTCCCTTG GTGATTCCAGATTCATTGTCAACCTTATCCGAATATCTAAATCATCTGAGACAAGAATTTGCTGCAAATG GTAGCAATGCTAATAACTTGCAAGTTCCTGTAAATTCAATGGGCAATGTGCAAGAGTCTGCTTCTACTACTGGAGAGAGTCGGATTCCAAGGCCATCTCATTTGGCTGAAGTGCTGCAATCAACAAGGCAATTGTTGACCGGTGAAGTAGCAGATTGTTTATCT AATCTCTCAAGGCAGCTCGTGGATCATGTTAACGTGACCGATCCCTCAACCCGAAGGTTGTGCCAGTCAAACATGATTCAGTCAGGAACCCTCTTGGAGAACTTAGGCATTTCGCTTATGGAGCTTGGCCGTACCACCATGATGCTCCGTCTGGGACAAACACCT TCACACTCGTCTCGGACGGGGACGAGTACTGGAGGCTTACAAGCAGGAACTACACATTCTAGCCCTTTCGGTGGACAATCAGTTACCTCTACCCCTAGAAATATTGAGATAAGAATACGCACAG GATCTTGGATGCCCTCTAGTGGGACAAACCAAAGAGAAGAAAGTAATACACAACAAACCCCTGGACAGTCGGTCCCTCCTCCACCCAGCGGCACTACTGATTCTTCCCCTTCAGTGAGAGGGCCATCTGAAACTCCTCGAAATCCTGTGGCCTTAGTTATACCCGTTGTTGCTAGATATCAACAGGTATCTACTGGCGAACGTAACTCCACTGGACTAAATGGTGTGCATCAGCCTGTCGCTGAATCTTCTAGGCAGCCACAGAGTGCCAGTACTCCAG GTGATAGCACTTCTGCTCCAGGCGCTCGAGGTTTCGCTGAGTTCAGAAACAGAATCCATCAGATTTTGAGACCCGTGACTAGTCGAGAAGAGCCTCAGGTGGCAGTATATTCATCGGCCACAGCATCAACGGAAACAAACGAAGCAGTTTCAAATGCACAAGTAGAGCCAGCAGCAACAGGGATGGATGAAGGGAATTTCATATCAAGTGTTCTTCAGCAAATCATGCCATTCATATCTCAAAACGTGCCTTCCTCAAGCTCAGCTGAAACTGCTGGCAGAGCCAGCAATAGCAATAGACAAGCCTCTTCAAGACAG GAGGAGGAAGGAGCAGAGAGAGGGGAATCAAGTAGGAGACCTGAACCACCGTCATCTCCAGAGTCAAAACGTCAGAAG AGAGAGTGA
- the LOC106306890 gene encoding large proline-rich protein bag6-B isoform X1, producing MAHNGNDEVMASQCASAMVDINIKTLDSQTHTLRVDKCVPVPALKEQIASVTGVVTEQQRLICRGQVMKDDQLLSAYHVEDGHTLHMVVRQPISPLSEGLTGNAAADPAASAGDQPSGQRSRVLVGSFNIDQADGVYSDLGQIVSAVLGSLGISNTEGGGNGMEGIDSMGPLLESLTRSSGGRSVTPNEADQTSTPLASSQPAVFTPLVIPDSLSTLSEYLNHLRQEFAANGSNANNLQVPVNSMGNVQESASTTGESRIPRPSHLAEVLQSTRQLLTGEVADCLSNLSRQLVDHVNVTDPSTRRLCQSNMIQSGTLLENLGISLMELGRTTMMLRLGQTPDDAVVNAGPAVFISPTGGNPLPSHSSRTGTSTGGLQAGTTHSSPFGGQSVTSTPRNIEIRIRTGSWMPSSGTNQREESNTQQTPGQSVPPPPSGTTDSSPSVRGPSETPRNPVALVIPVVARYQQVSTGERNSTGLNGVHQPVAESSRQPQSASTPGDSTSAPGARGFAEFRNRIHQILRPVTSREEPQVAVYSSATASTETNEAVSNAQVEPAATGMDEGNFISSVLQQIMPFISQNVPSSSSAETAGRASNSNRQASSRQEEEGAERGESSRRPEPPSSPESKRQKRE from the exons ATGGCACACAATGGCAACGATGAAGTTATGGCATCTCAGTGTGCCAGCGCTATGGTTGATATCAATATCAAGACTTTGGATTCTCAAACCCACACCTTACGTGTCGATAAATGT GTCCCTGTTCCCGCTTTGAAGGAGCAAATTGCTTCCGTTACTGGCGTTGTTACAGAACAACAACGCTTGATATGTCGAGGACAAGTAATGAAGGATGATCAACTCCTCTCAGCCTATC ATGTTGAAGATGGCCACACTCTGCATATGGTTGTCAGACAACCCATTTCACCGTTATCCGAGGGTTTAACTGGTAATGCAG CGGCTGATCCTGCTGCGAGTGCGGGTGACCAGCCGAGCGGTCAACGGTCACGAGTTTTAGTAGGATCCTTCAACATCGATCAAGCAGATGGAGTCTATTCAGATCTTGGTCAG ATTGTTTCAGCTGTTCTGGGTTCACTTGGGATCTCTAATACAGAAGGTGGTGGTAACGGTATGGAAGGAATTGATTCTATG GGTCCCCTTCTTGAGAGTCTAACTCGGAGTTCTGGAGGACGATCTGTCACACCAAATGAGGCTGACCAGACATCTACACCCTTGGCATCTTCACAACCAGCTGTATTTACTCCCTTG GTGATTCCAGATTCATTGTCAACCTTATCCGAATATCTAAATCATCTGAGACAAGAATTTGCTGCAAATG GTAGCAATGCTAATAACTTGCAAGTTCCTGTAAATTCAATGGGCAATGTGCAAGAGTCTGCTTCTACTACTGGAGAGAGTCGGATTCCAAGGCCATCTCATTTGGCTGAAGTGCTGCAATCAACAAGGCAATTGTTGACCGGTGAAGTAGCAGATTGTTTATCT AATCTCTCAAGGCAGCTCGTGGATCATGTTAACGTGACCGATCCCTCAACCCGAAGGTTGTGCCAGTCAAACATGATTCAGTCAGGAACCCTCTTGGAGAACTTAGGCATTTCGCTTATGGAGCTTGGCCGTACCACCATGATGCTCCGTCTGGGACAAACACCT GATGATGCTGTTGTGAATGCTGGGCCTGCAGTGTTCATATCCCCTACAGGGGGAAATCCCTTGCCG TCACACTCGTCTCGGACGGGGACGAGTACTGGAGGCTTACAAGCAGGAACTACACATTCTAGCCCTTTCGGTGGACAATCAGTTACCTCTACCCCTAGAAATATTGAGATAAGAATACGCACAG GATCTTGGATGCCCTCTAGTGGGACAAACCAAAGAGAAGAAAGTAATACACAACAAACCCCTGGACAGTCGGTCCCTCCTCCACCCAGCGGCACTACTGATTCTTCCCCTTCAGTGAGAGGGCCATCTGAAACTCCTCGAAATCCTGTGGCCTTAGTTATACCCGTTGTTGCTAGATATCAACAGGTATCTACTGGCGAACGTAACTCCACTGGACTAAATGGTGTGCATCAGCCTGTCGCTGAATCTTCTAGGCAGCCACAGAGTGCCAGTACTCCAG GTGATAGCACTTCTGCTCCAGGCGCTCGAGGTTTCGCTGAGTTCAGAAACAGAATCCATCAGATTTTGAGACCCGTGACTAGTCGAGAAGAGCCTCAGGTGGCAGTATATTCATCGGCCACAGCATCAACGGAAACAAACGAAGCAGTTTCAAATGCACAAGTAGAGCCAGCAGCAACAGGGATGGATGAAGGGAATTTCATATCAAGTGTTCTTCAGCAAATCATGCCATTCATATCTCAAAACGTGCCTTCCTCAAGCTCAGCTGAAACTGCTGGCAGAGCCAGCAATAGCAATAGACAAGCCTCTTCAAGACAG GAGGAGGAAGGAGCAGAGAGAGGGGAATCAAGTAGGAGACCTGAACCACCGTCATCTCCAGAGTCAAAACGTCAGAAG AGAGAGTGA
- the LOC106306890 gene encoding large proline-rich protein bag6-B isoform X3, producing the protein MAHNGNDEVMASQCASAMVDINIKTLDSQTHTLRVDKCVPVPALKEQIASVTGVVTEQQRLICRGQVMKDDQLLSAYHVEDGHTLHMVVRQPISPLSEGLTGNAAADPAASAGDQPSGQRSRVLVGSFNIDQADGVYSDLGQIVSAVLGSLGISNTEGGGNGMEGIDSMGPLLESLTRSSGGRSVTPNEADQTSTPLASSQPAVIPDSLSTLSEYLNHLRQEFAANGSNANNLQVPVNSMGNVQESASTTGESRIPRPSHLAEVLQSTRQLLTGEVADCLSNLSRQLVDHVNVTDPSTRRLCQSNMIQSGTLLENLGISLMELGRTTMMLRLGQTPDDAVVNAGPAVFISPTGGNPLPSHSSRTGTSTGGLQAGTTHSSPFGGQSVTSTPRNIEIRIRTGSWMPSSGTNQREESNTQQTPGQSVPPPPSGTTDSSPSVRGPSETPRNPVALVIPVVARYQQVSTGERNSTGLNGVHQPVAESSRQPQSASTPGDSTSAPGARGFAEFRNRIHQILRPVTSREEPQVAVYSSATASTETNEAVSNAQVEPAATGMDEGNFISSVLQQIMPFISQNVPSSSSAETAGRASNSNRQASSRQEEEGAERGESSRRPEPPSSPESKRQKRE; encoded by the exons ATGGCACACAATGGCAACGATGAAGTTATGGCATCTCAGTGTGCCAGCGCTATGGTTGATATCAATATCAAGACTTTGGATTCTCAAACCCACACCTTACGTGTCGATAAATGT GTCCCTGTTCCCGCTTTGAAGGAGCAAATTGCTTCCGTTACTGGCGTTGTTACAGAACAACAACGCTTGATATGTCGAGGACAAGTAATGAAGGATGATCAACTCCTCTCAGCCTATC ATGTTGAAGATGGCCACACTCTGCATATGGTTGTCAGACAACCCATTTCACCGTTATCCGAGGGTTTAACTGGTAATGCAG CGGCTGATCCTGCTGCGAGTGCGGGTGACCAGCCGAGCGGTCAACGGTCACGAGTTTTAGTAGGATCCTTCAACATCGATCAAGCAGATGGAGTCTATTCAGATCTTGGTCAG ATTGTTTCAGCTGTTCTGGGTTCACTTGGGATCTCTAATACAGAAGGTGGTGGTAACGGTATGGAAGGAATTGATTCTATG GGTCCCCTTCTTGAGAGTCTAACTCGGAGTTCTGGAGGACGATCTGTCACACCAAATGAGGCTGACCAGACATCTACACCCTTGGCATCTTCACAACCAGCT GTGATTCCAGATTCATTGTCAACCTTATCCGAATATCTAAATCATCTGAGACAAGAATTTGCTGCAAATG GTAGCAATGCTAATAACTTGCAAGTTCCTGTAAATTCAATGGGCAATGTGCAAGAGTCTGCTTCTACTACTGGAGAGAGTCGGATTCCAAGGCCATCTCATTTGGCTGAAGTGCTGCAATCAACAAGGCAATTGTTGACCGGTGAAGTAGCAGATTGTTTATCT AATCTCTCAAGGCAGCTCGTGGATCATGTTAACGTGACCGATCCCTCAACCCGAAGGTTGTGCCAGTCAAACATGATTCAGTCAGGAACCCTCTTGGAGAACTTAGGCATTTCGCTTATGGAGCTTGGCCGTACCACCATGATGCTCCGTCTGGGACAAACACCT GATGATGCTGTTGTGAATGCTGGGCCTGCAGTGTTCATATCCCCTACAGGGGGAAATCCCTTGCCG TCACACTCGTCTCGGACGGGGACGAGTACTGGAGGCTTACAAGCAGGAACTACACATTCTAGCCCTTTCGGTGGACAATCAGTTACCTCTACCCCTAGAAATATTGAGATAAGAATACGCACAG GATCTTGGATGCCCTCTAGTGGGACAAACCAAAGAGAAGAAAGTAATACACAACAAACCCCTGGACAGTCGGTCCCTCCTCCACCCAGCGGCACTACTGATTCTTCCCCTTCAGTGAGAGGGCCATCTGAAACTCCTCGAAATCCTGTGGCCTTAGTTATACCCGTTGTTGCTAGATATCAACAGGTATCTACTGGCGAACGTAACTCCACTGGACTAAATGGTGTGCATCAGCCTGTCGCTGAATCTTCTAGGCAGCCACAGAGTGCCAGTACTCCAG GTGATAGCACTTCTGCTCCAGGCGCTCGAGGTTTCGCTGAGTTCAGAAACAGAATCCATCAGATTTTGAGACCCGTGACTAGTCGAGAAGAGCCTCAGGTGGCAGTATATTCATCGGCCACAGCATCAACGGAAACAAACGAAGCAGTTTCAAATGCACAAGTAGAGCCAGCAGCAACAGGGATGGATGAAGGGAATTTCATATCAAGTGTTCTTCAGCAAATCATGCCATTCATATCTCAAAACGTGCCTTCCTCAAGCTCAGCTGAAACTGCTGGCAGAGCCAGCAATAGCAATAGACAAGCCTCTTCAAGACAG GAGGAGGAAGGAGCAGAGAGAGGGGAATCAAGTAGGAGACCTGAACCACCGTCATCTCCAGAGTCAAAACGTCAGAAG AGAGAGTGA